In one window of Campylobacter hepaticus DNA:
- the aepX gene encoding phosphoenolpyruvate mutase, with the protein MNIVYIAMSADLIHPGHINIMKLAREYADKIQGKVVLGLLTDSAIASYKRLPYMNYEQRKIIVESIGFIDEVIAQNTLSYRENIIKLKPKFVIHGDDWKEGPQKKERANVIALLKELKCGELIEPKYTQGISSTQLNQNAKSLGITTNARLSLLRRLIDAKKPLRILETHSAISALIAENSFVNKNGMKIEFDGFWSSSLTDSTSRGKPDIEAVELSSRLNTVNEIFEVTSKPLIYDADTGGKLEHFVFTVRSLERIGVSAVIIEDKIGLKKNSLLGNDVIQNQDSIEDFCNKIQAGKKAQITDDFMIIARIESLILDKGIEDALQRAFAYIKAGADGIMIHSRHKDGNEIIEFLKQFRLKEQDIPVVVVPTSFNEIKASDLAAYGVNIVIYANHMLRASFVAMQNVAKEILENDRSKESEDKCMKVDEILNLIPGTI; encoded by the coding sequence ATGAATATTGTATATATAGCTATGTCAGCTGATTTAATACATCCTGGTCATATAAATATTATGAAGTTAGCAAGAGAATATGCTGATAAAATTCAAGGTAAAGTTGTATTAGGCTTATTAACTGATTCTGCTATTGCATCTTATAAACGACTTCCTTATATGAATTATGAGCAACGTAAAATTATTGTTGAAAGTATAGGTTTTATTGACGAGGTTATAGCTCAAAATACTTTAAGTTATAGGGAAAATATTATTAAGTTAAAACCTAAATTTGTTATTCATGGCGATGATTGGAAAGAAGGTCCTCAAAAAAAAGAGAGAGCAAATGTTATTGCTTTATTAAAAGAATTAAAATGTGGTGAACTTATAGAACCAAAATATACTCAAGGTATTAGTTCAACTCAGCTTAATCAAAATGCGAAGTCTTTAGGTATTACAACTAATGCTAGATTGTCTTTATTAAGACGTTTAATTGATGCTAAAAAACCTTTAAGAATTTTAGAAACTCATTCAGCAATTTCTGCGTTAATTGCTGAAAATAGCTTTGTTAATAAAAATGGTATGAAAATAGAATTTGATGGTTTTTGGTCTAGTTCTTTAACTGATTCAACAAGTAGAGGAAAGCCTGATATTGAAGCTGTAGAATTATCAAGTCGTTTAAATACTGTAAATGAGATATTTGAGGTAACATCAAAACCTTTGATTTATGATGCTGATACAGGTGGGAAATTAGAACACTTTGTTTTTACTGTAAGAAGTCTTGAAAGAATAGGTGTTTCTGCTGTAATTATCGAAGATAAAATAGGCCTAAAAAAGAATTCTTTGCTTGGAAATGATGTGATTCAAAATCAAGATAGTATAGAAGATTTTTGTAATAAAATTCAAGCAGGAAAAAAAGCACAAATAACAGATGATTTTATGATTATTGCTAGGATAGAATCTTTGATTTTAGATAAAGGTATAGAAGATGCTTTACAAAGAGCTTTTGCGTATATAAAAGCAGGTGCAGATGGGATAATGATTCATTCTAGACATAAAGATGGAAATGAAATTATAGAATTTCTTAAACAGTTTAGATTAAAAGAACAAGATATCCCTGTTGTTGTTGTACCTACTAGTTTTAATGAGATTAAAGCTAGTGATTTAGCAGCTTATGGAGTTAATATAGTAATATATGCTAATCATATGCTTAGAGCTTCTTTTGTTGCAATGCAAAATGTGGCAAAAGAAATTTTAGAGAATGACAGAAGTAAAGAATCAGAAGATAAATGTATGAAAGTTGATGAAATTTTAAATCTTATTCCAGGAACGATTTAA
- a CDS encoding adenylyl-sulfate kinase: protein MDNGKVIWISGLAGAGKTTISQGLYNKIKAKYPYTILLDGDVIREILQEYGYSREARLMSAKKISSLCSFLAKNNMIVICATISLFEEIYLLNRNTIKNYFEVFVDCPMEELISRDQKGLYSGALKGEIKDVVGIDIKYTKPNAHYVIDNSSKTDLEKKIDNLYNEVELFFNRKG from the coding sequence ATGGATAATGGTAAAGTAATATGGATATCTGGATTAGCTGGTGCTGGAAAAACTACCATAAGTCAAGGTTTATATAATAAAATTAAAGCAAAATATCCTTATACGATTTTATTAGATGGAGACGTGATTAGAGAAATCTTACAAGAATATGGATATTCTAGAGAAGCAAGATTAATGTCTGCTAAAAAAATTTCGTCTTTATGCTCCTTTTTAGCTAAAAACAATATGATTGTTATTTGTGCAACTATATCTTTATTTGAAGAAATTTATTTATTAAATAGAAATACTATTAAAAATTATTTTGAAGTTTTTGTTGATTGTCCTATGGAGGAGCTTATTTCAAGGGATCAAAAAGGTTTGTATTCTGGTGCTTTAAAAGGTGAAATTAAAGATGTTGTGGGTATTGATATAAAATATACTAAACCTAATGCTCATTATGTTATAGATAATAGTTCAAAAACTGATTTAGAAAAGAAAATTGATAATTTATATAATGAAGTTGAATTATTTTTCAATAGGAAAGGTTAA
- a CDS encoding class I SAM-dependent methyltransferase has product MEKLVENKWDYTKHAKFYSYRPNYAPKTIDMLIKLIGKKDIRVADIGAGTGNLSIMLLERGCEVISVEPNDAMREIGVDRTKGENITWVRAVANNSTLESGTFDWVTFGSSFDVIDRNESLQEAYRLLKKEGYFTCMWNHRDLNDPIQKIAEDTILEFVPNYTRGTRREDQRPVIENRKDLFDNIVYTEEDFYFHQSIENYINAWKSVKNKYWDVATKEGEELLNNIMNKIKERLPKEFSIKYTTRTWSAKKI; this is encoded by the coding sequence ATGGAAAAATTAGTAGAAAATAAATGGGATTATACTAAACATGCTAAATTTTATAGCTATAGACCAAATTATGCTCCAAAAACTATAGATATGTTAATTAAGTTAATAGGTAAAAAAGATATTAGAGTGGCTGATATTGGTGCAGGGACTGGGAATTTAAGTATTATGCTTTTAGAAAGAGGATGTGAAGTCATATCTGTAGAACCAAACGACGCTATGCGTGAAATTGGTGTAGATAGAACCAAAGGAGAAAATATTACTTGGGTTCGTGCTGTTGCAAATAATTCAACTTTAGAAAGTGGTACTTTTGATTGGGTAACTTTTGGCAGTAGTTTTGATGTAATTGATAGAAATGAATCTTTACAAGAAGCTTATCGTTTATTAAAAAAAGAAGGTTATTTTACTTGCATGTGGAATCATAGAGATTTGAATGATCCTATACAAAAAATAGCTGAAGATACTATTTTGGAATTTGTGCCAAATTATACTAGAGGAACAAGAAGAGAAGATCAAAGACCTGTTATAGAAAATCGTAAAGATCTTTTTGATAATATTGTATACACTGAAGAAGATTTTTATTTTCATCAAAGTATAGAAAATTATATTAATGCATGGAAAAGTGTAAAAAATAAATATTGGGACGTAGCAACAAAAGAAGGTGAAGAACTTTTAAATAATATTATGAATAAAATTAAAGAAAGACTTCCAAAAGAATTTAGCATCAAATATACTACAAGAACTTGGAGTGCTAAAAAAATATAA
- a CDS encoding class I SAM-dependent methyltransferase: MNLGDFTNLAKHYHNRPAYNPMLIEKLVRCINDSNKPTKDLKVVEVGAGTGKFTKILAEEFKLNITAVEPNDNMREEGIKFTQNCSNLTWKKGSGEETGIESNVADWVIMASSFHWTDSKKSLPEFNRILTGGGYFTAIWNPRYIVEGSLFDEIEKEIKHIVPELARVSSGLQNAKKWEEILVSTGDFKDCFFMECDYKEFWDKERYLGAWHSVNDIQAQAGEKRWKEILEMISAKISNIQTIEMPYKIRAWTAKKA; encoded by the coding sequence ATGAATCTTGGAGATTTTACAAATTTGGCAAAACATTATCATAATAGACCTGCTTATAATCCTATGCTAATTGAAAAGCTTGTTAGATGTATCAATGATTCTAATAAGCCTACTAAAGATTTAAAAGTTGTTGAAGTGGGTGCTGGTACTGGCAAATTTACAAAGATTCTTGCGGAAGAATTTAAACTCAATATTACAGCTGTAGAACCTAATGATAATATGAGAGAAGAAGGCATAAAATTTACCCAAAATTGTTCTAATTTAACATGGAAAAAAGGTAGTGGTGAAGAAACTGGAATCGAAAGCAATGTTGCTGATTGGGTAATTATGGCAAGTTCATTTCATTGGACAGATTCTAAAAAATCACTTCCTGAATTTAATCGTATATTAACAGGGGGGGGGTATTTCACTGCCATTTGGAATCCTCGCTACATTGTAGAAGGTTCACTTTTTGATGAAATTGAAAAGGAAATTAAGCATATTGTACCAGAGCTTGCTCGTGTAAGTAGCGGTTTGCAAAATGCAAAAAAATGGGAAGAAATCCTTGTTTCAACAGGAGATTTTAAAGATTGCTTTTTTATGGAGTGTGATTATAAAGAATTTTGGGATAAAGAGCGTTATCTTGGAGCTTGGCACTCTGTAAATGATATACAAGCACAAGCTGGCGAAAAAAGATGGAAAGAAATTTTAGAAATGATAAGTGCTAAAATTTCTAATATCCAAACAATTGAAATGCCTTATAAAATAAGAGCTTGGACGGCTAAAAAGGCATAA
- a CDS encoding DUF2972 domain-containing protein has product MYNRNSAIQRIKNHLAYKLGQAMIDFNTNGGGYITLCKKLYLIKKQHKKEQKIYQETIQVFPQLQYPALETCNDYEQALKYKFHLSYMLGEVLIKAYQTWYKGGGFKLKNDIKRVNKEFQIFKEIFKEFHQINVSMLQGLIKNKQLLLKEFQRIKNILKIHQDYKAILDNIFHNFIYFIQNFDLIEEWLLSDDFYEKYKKENHPYPSLLDPKKLNDKNEKINYHTIPAELAWEMNLPLPDNYEFVWLGGHGTGTEALKTFFLYNNVVIPDNYLNYETGLQRYQYALNLLLSDTDYIKAIRLKDYYFHDFEKFCKLIQKKCKFIFQIRDYFEIFTCYINHRSRKSDAVMKFNLESNLDEVFDRFYYFSSGENHPISLNLKNFLSWNILHQDMGFRTCIMEYSMLQNFDNVLSVCYIDMKDIVGDNTKITMEKICNFLNIIYHPNYNYNNNIIGDLKIIFPLTLDISQITSSNVELLIVEFDFIFDSNLYDDITLKIICSKMFKILIKKSDLELMDNFVIEKLQSYFYYFDAALNDKLIQEKQQIRIKEQQYLDIYKQDVYRRKKLQEMMNYEITHIKQHRPDIVASWKYYQEFEKMCEELDG; this is encoded by the coding sequence ATGTATAATCGCAATTCGGCTATACAAAGAATAAAAAATCATCTTGCTTATAAATTAGGTCAAGCGATGATTGATTTTAATACTAATGGGGGGGGGTACATAACATTATGTAAAAAACTTTATCTTATAAAAAAACAACATAAAAAAGAACAAAAAATTTATCAAGAAACTATACAAGTATTTCCTCAACTTCAATATCCTGCTTTAGAAACATGTAATGATTACGAACAAGCTTTAAAATATAAATTTCACTTATCTTATATGCTAGGCGAGGTTTTAATCAAAGCTTATCAAACTTGGTATAAAGGGGGTGGATTTAAGTTAAAAAATGATATTAAAAGAGTTAATAAAGAATTTCAAATTTTTAAAGAAATATTTAAAGAATTTCATCAAATCAATGTTAGTATGCTTCAAGGATTAATAAAAAATAAACAATTACTTCTTAAAGAATTTCAAAGAATAAAAAATATATTAAAAATTCATCAAGATTATAAAGCTATACTTGATAATATTTTTCATAATTTTATTTATTTTATACAAAATTTTGATCTTATAGAAGAATGGTTATTATCAGATGATTTTTATGAAAAATATAAAAAAGAAAATCATCCTTATCCTTCTTTACTTGATCCTAAAAAACTTAATGATAAAAATGAAAAAATTAATTATCACACTATACCAGCTGAGCTTGCATGGGAAATGAATTTACCTTTGCCGGATAATTATGAGTTTGTGTGGTTAGGTGGACATGGAACAGGAACTGAAGCTTTAAAGACATTTTTTTTGTATAATAATGTTGTTATTCCAGACAATTATTTAAATTATGAAACAGGATTGCAAAGATATCAATATGCTTTAAATTTATTATTAAGTGATACTGATTATATTAAGGCTATACGTTTAAAAGATTATTATTTTCATGATTTTGAAAAATTTTGCAAGTTAATTCAAAAAAAATGTAAATTTATTTTTCAAATAAGAGATTATTTTGAAATATTTACTTGTTATATTAACCATAGAAGCAGAAAATCTGATGCAGTGATGAAATTTAATTTAGAAAGTAATTTGGATGAAGTTTTTGATCGTTTTTATTATTTTTCAAGTGGAGAAAATCATCCAATTAGTTTAAATTTAAAAAATTTTCTTTCTTGGAATATACTACATCAAGATATGGGATTTAGAACTTGCATAATGGAATATTCTATGTTGCAAAATTTTGATAATGTTTTAAGCGTATGTTATATTGACATGAAAGATATTGTAGGAGATAATACAAAAATTACTATGGAAAAAATATGTAATTTTTTAAATATAATTTATCATCCTAATTATAATTATAATAATAATATTATAGGCGATTTGAAAATTATATTTCCATTAACTTTAGATATTTCGCAAATTACTTCATCAAATGTGGAATTGTTGATTGTAGAATTTGATTTTATATTTGATAGCAATTTATATGATGATATTACATTAAAAATTATTTGTTCTAAGATGTTTAAAATTTTAATTAAAAAATCTGATTTAGAGTTAATGGATAATTTTGTAATAGAAAAATTACAGTCATATTTTTATTATTTTGATGCAGCGTTAAATGATAAATTAATTCAAGAAAAACAACAAATAAGAATCAAAGAGCAGCAGTATTTAGATATTTATAAGCAGGATGTTTATAGAAGAAAAAAATTGCAAGAAATGATGAATTATGAAATAACTCATATTAAACAACATCGTCCCGATATAGTTGCTTCTTGGAAATACTATCAAGAATTTGAAAAAATGTGTGAGGAGTTAGATGGATAA
- a CDS encoding glycosyltransferase family 2 protein → MIIIFPMAGLSSRFTKAGYDKPKYMLDLRGYSVFYHVVNSFKRYFNEFEFLFIYRDIQDTKNFIQKECKKLGLLSYQSVKLDKETLGQAHTVMLGLKKANISDNESILIFNIDTFRPNFSLPTILDLSKIDGYLEVFEAEGDQWSFVLTDENDRVIKTTEKERISSLCSSGLYYFKSVLEFKQTFDIMRDKNDLSKNEFYIAPMYNYLIKKGLLIKYHIISLDEIVFCGTPDEYENLIQKRG, encoded by the coding sequence ATGATTATTATTTTTCCTATGGCAGGGCTTAGCAGTCGTTTTACTAAAGCAGGTTATGATAAACCTAAATATATGCTTGATTTAAGAGGATATAGTGTATTTTATCATGTTGTTAATAGTTTTAAAAGATATTTTAATGAATTTGAGTTTCTTTTTATATATAGAGATATTCAAGATACTAAAAATTTCATACAAAAAGAGTGTAAAAAGTTAGGTTTATTATCTTATCAAAGTGTCAAACTTGATAAAGAAACTTTAGGACAAGCTCATACAGTTATGCTTGGACTAAAAAAGGCGAATATAAGCGATAATGAAAGTATTTTAATTTTTAATATCGATACTTTTAGACCCAATTTTTCTTTGCCAACTATTTTGGATTTATCCAAAATTGATGGATATCTAGAAGTATTTGAAGCCGAGGGAGACCAATGGAGTTTTGTATTAACTGATGAAAATGATCGTGTTATTAAAACTACAGAAAAAGAAAGAATTTCAAGTCTTTGTAGTAGCGGGCTTTATTATTTTAAAAGTGTATTAGAATTTAAACAAACATTTGATATAATGAGAGATAAAAATGATTTAAGCAAAAATGAGTTTTATATAGCCCCTATGTATAATTATCTTATAAAAAAAGGTTTGCTTATCAAATATCATATAATTTCGTTAGATGAAATTGTATTTTGTGGAACACCAGATGAATATGAAAATTTAATTCAAAAAAGAGGTTAA